In Atribacterota bacterium, a single genomic region encodes these proteins:
- the amrS gene encoding AmmeMemoRadiSam system radical SAM enzyme, which produces MVMTQEALFYKKLEDYKVECLLCSHHCKISSSNKGICRVRENKEGVLYSLNYRRLIAAHIDPIEKKPLFHFYPGSQSYSIAAMGCNFHCLHCQNWSISQARRDIIDGEITTPEKVVQNALNSGCLSISYTYTEPTIYFETALEVSRIAQQKGLKNIFVTNGYISSEALHYIASYLDAANIDLKAISDAFYKRICGAKLKPVLERIKEYFELGIWIEITTLIIPGYNDGEDELGKIAEFIADIDKNIPWHITAFYPTYQLNDAPPTPLSTLEKAYQIGREKGLHYVYQGNVGEGENTNCPSCGKTVIHRKYFSTENMIKDGNCPFCGENILGIGMSGKLK; this is translated from the coding sequence ATGGTAATGACTCAAGAGGCATTATTTTATAAGAAATTAGAAGATTATAAAGTAGAATGTTTGCTTTGTTCTCATCACTGTAAAATATCATCAAGTAACAAGGGAATATGTCGGGTAAGGGAAAATAAGGAAGGTGTTTTGTACAGTTTGAATTATCGACGATTAATTGCTGCTCATATAGATCCTATTGAGAAAAAGCCTTTGTTTCATTTTTATCCCGGTTCACAATCCTATTCCATTGCAGCAATGGGGTGCAACTTTCATTGTTTGCACTGCCAGAATTGGTCTATTTCCCAGGCAAGAAGAGATATTATAGATGGAGAGATTACTACTCCCGAGAAGGTAGTTCAAAACGCATTAAACAGTGGCTGTTTGTCCATTTCTTATACTTATACTGAGCCCACTATTTACTTTGAAACAGCTTTAGAGGTTTCTCGGATTGCCCAACAAAAGGGATTAAAGAATATTTTTGTTACCAATGGTTACATCAGTTCGGAAGCTCTCCATTACATTGCTTCCTATTTGGATGCGGCTAATATTGATTTAAAAGCGATAAGCGATGCATTTTATAAACGGATTTGTGGTGCTAAGTTAAAACCGGTGTTAGAAAGGATCAAAGAATACTTTGAATTAGGTATTTGGATTGAAATAACTACCCTGATTATTCCAGGATATAATGATGGTGAGGATGAATTAGGGAAAATAGCCGAATTTATTGCTGATATTGATAAAAATATACCATGGCATATTACGGCATTTTATCCTACTTATCAGTTAAATGATGCACCTCCCACGCCATTGTCTACTTTAGAGAAAGCTTATCAAATTGGACGGGAAAAAGGACTACACTATGTATATCAGGGTAATGTAGGAGAGGGAGAGAACACCAATTGTCCTTCCTGTGGTAAAACTGTAATTCATCGCAAATATTTTTCTACGGAGAATATGATAAAAGATGGTAATTGTCCTTTCTGTGGGGAAAATATTCTGGGGATAGGAATGTCAGGAAAGTTAAAATAG
- a CDS encoding metallophosphoesterase family protein produces MNILLFSRERGLSTLKMGIISDIHGNAEALNAVLNELKNVERIFCLGDIIGYGADPVYCIEKMRELDWLCLKGNHEGAITGELDLYYFNEDAKQSLQWTKKQLNEQNFNYLNGLRRRITIAKDILGVHGSPRQPLWEYILDKQTAEEIFIEFDFKVYFVGHSHVAGYFTFHRENKLVRYFDATVGAEIILENNHSYIINSGSIGQPRDGNPQASFIIFDTEKEMVFIRRVSYPISKAQAKIIKAGLPKFLAERLAIGI; encoded by the coding sequence TTGAATATTCTATTGTTTTCCAGAGAGAGAGGTTTGTCTACCTTGAAAATGGGAATCATCTCTGATATTCATGGCAATGCCGAGGCTTTAAATGCAGTACTAAATGAGTTAAAAAATGTAGAGCGCATTTTTTGTTTAGGAGATATCATAGGGTATGGGGCTGATCCGGTTTACTGTATTGAAAAGATGAGAGAATTGGATTGGTTGTGCTTAAAGGGAAATCATGAGGGCGCCATAACTGGGGAATTAGATTTGTATTATTTTAATGAAGATGCAAAACAATCCCTTCAATGGACTAAGAAACAGTTAAATGAGCAAAACTTTAATTACCTCAATGGTTTACGGAGAAGAATTACTATTGCTAAAGATATATTGGGAGTGCACGGTAGTCCTCGTCAACCTCTGTGGGAATATATTCTGGACAAACAGACTGCAGAAGAAATATTTATTGAGTTTGATTTCAAAGTTTATTTTGTTGGACATAGCCATGTTGCCGGATATTTTACCTTTCATCGGGAAAATAAGTTAGTTCGTTATTTTGATGCAACTGTCGGAGCTGAGATTATTTTAGAAAACAATCATAGCTATATCATTAATAGCGGTAGTATTGGTCAGCCCCGAGATGGTAATCCTCAGGCAAGTTTTATCATTTTTGATACTGAAAAAGAGATGGTTTTTATCAGGCGGGTAAGTTACCCTATTAGTAAAGCCCAGGCTAAGATAATTAAAGCTGGCCTTCCTAAGTTTTTAGCAGAACGATTGGCAATAGGGATTTAA